The Methylomusa anaerophila genome has a segment encoding these proteins:
- a CDS encoding iron-containing alcohol dehydrogenase family protein, producing MNDFTFVLPTKVIFGAGAIKNIVDICKSRHLGKIFIVTGRTSTKNSPHFQDILALLENSGLPVRVFSEVEADPSVETVDQGTAQLMAFQADAVLAFGGGSPMDAAKSMSMVSANGGSIQDYLRGRRSIVKRGVPLICIPTTAGTGSEVTAAAVTTDKQSKEKIGISHEFMMPLLAIVDPLLHVSMPPAVTAATGIDALTHAMEAFVAVKANPVTDSLAIQAIKLIGSNLRAAYAQGDDLTARSNMALASLIAGAAFTNAGLGAVHGIAHPIGARFGISHGVANGIVLPYVMEYYWQDGNAKFRDIAAALGEDVQGRADREAGWKAIAAINKLKQDIAIPDTLAAVNIAGEALEDIVKDAATYRLLSNSPRRLTVEDLRIIVGRAFGNC from the coding sequence ATGAATGACTTTACTTTTGTCCTGCCAACAAAAGTGATTTTTGGGGCCGGGGCGATAAAAAATATTGTTGATATTTGTAAAAGCCGGCACCTGGGCAAAATTTTCATTGTTACCGGCCGGACATCTACCAAAAACTCGCCTCATTTTCAGGATATTCTTGCCCTGCTTGAAAATTCAGGGCTGCCGGTCCGGGTATTTTCCGAGGTTGAAGCAGATCCCAGTGTGGAAACGGTAGACCAAGGCACGGCACAATTAATGGCATTTCAAGCCGATGCAGTGCTGGCTTTTGGCGGGGGCAGCCCGATGGATGCGGCTAAGTCCATGAGCATGGTCAGCGCCAACGGCGGGTCTATTCAGGATTATTTGCGCGGCAGGCGTTCGATTGTCAAACGCGGCGTTCCTCTGATTTGTATACCCACAACTGCGGGTACGGGCAGCGAAGTAACTGCCGCGGCCGTCACCACGGATAAACAAAGCAAGGAGAAAATCGGCATTTCCCATGAATTTATGATGCCGCTGCTGGCGATTGTTGACCCTCTTCTCCATGTCAGTATGCCTCCCGCCGTCACTGCTGCCACTGGTATCGACGCCTTGACCCACGCCATGGAAGCCTTTGTCGCGGTGAAAGCCAATCCGGTTACCGACAGTCTCGCGATTCAGGCGATTAAACTTATTGGGAGTAATTTACGGGCGGCCTATGCTCAGGGAGATGATTTAACGGCCCGCAGCAATATGGCTTTGGCCAGCCTTATCGCCGGAGCGGCTTTTACTAATGCCGGGCTGGGGGCCGTTCATGGCATCGCCCACCCCATAGGCGCCCGGTTTGGCATTTCTCATGGCGTGGCTAATGGTATTGTTCTCCCTTATGTGATGGAATATTATTGGCAGGACGGCAATGCTAAGTTTCGTGATATTGCAGCCGCATTGGGGGAAGATGTTCAGGGCAGGGCGGACAGGGAAGCCGGCTGGAAAGCCATTGCGGCTATTAATAAACTCAAACAGGACATTGCCATTCCTGACACGTTAGCTGCTGTGAATATTGCCGGTGAAGCACTGGAAGATATCGTAAAGGACGCGGCTACCTACCGGTTGCTGTCCAATAGCCCGCGGCGTTTAACAGTAGAGGACTTACGGATTATCGTCGGCAGAGCGTTTGGTAATTGCTGA
- a CDS encoding TetR family transcriptional regulator — MGNDARKKFIETATPLFAAKGYHGVSIRELAQAAGANSALISYYFGGKEGLYAAVLENLFMPVQELLQSAQSRDSADSLQTLHMYTQAVATIHTKFPYLSKFIHRELVDPTQFLETVVKKYIKQIQNILHNTIGHSLAAGCFRREIEPSYAVVALAGMMNFYFLVKPLIEDFVPDTQAKNNDYVNQAIDIYLNGIIQRDNEDKEDKEDKEDKNE, encoded by the coding sequence TTGGGAAACGACGCGCGGAAAAAATTCATTGAAACCGCCACTCCTTTATTTGCCGCCAAAGGCTACCACGGCGTATCCATCCGCGAACTGGCCCAGGCAGCCGGGGCCAACAGCGCTTTGATATCTTATTACTTTGGCGGCAAGGAAGGCTTGTATGCCGCGGTTTTAGAAAACCTGTTCATGCCTGTCCAGGAATTGCTGCAGTCGGCTCAAAGCCGGGATTCGGCCGACTCCCTTCAAACACTGCACATGTACACACAAGCGGTGGCAACTATCCATACTAAATTTCCGTATTTATCGAAATTCATCCATCGTGAGCTGGTTGACCCAACTCAATTTCTGGAAACCGTCGTAAAGAAATACATTAAACAAATTCAGAATATTTTGCACAATACCATTGGTCACAGCCTGGCTGCCGGTTGTTTCCGCCGGGAAATAGAGCCTAGTTATGCAGTGGTGGCTTTAGCGGGAATGATGAACTTTTACTTTTTAGTTAAGCCTCTAATCGAAGATTTCGTCCCCGATACTCAGGCTAAGAACAATGACTATGTCAACCAGGCCATTGATATCTATTTGAACGGAATTATCCAGCGGGACAATGAGGATAAAGAAGATAAAGAGGATAAGGAGGATAAGAATGAATAA
- a CDS encoding ABC transporter permease: MIRLRALLIKEFIQMKRDRLTFGMMVALPIIQLLVFGFAINTDVKHLSTIVFDQSLQQESRDLLSAFTASGYFDINYTARSFQEVTDHIEQGKTKVGIIIPPDFTENINHGRQASVQVIVDASDSLAANSAISTAQIIGQMKSQEILIQRMQSTLGKQFYAPYDIRIRPWYNPDFVTAYYMVPGILGMILTMTMVMITSMAIVRERERGTLEQLIVTPMKSYELMLGKIIPYIFVGYVQVTLALMVGIAIFDLPMRGSLLLLYGLTSLFIIASLALGILISNFAKTQMQAMQLSFFIFLPSVLLSGFMFPREAMPLFFNLLGNILPLTFYLQIMRGIILKGVGLNFLYTQFAALTTFIVITLTVSIIKFQKKIA; encoded by the coding sequence ATGATCCGGCTTAGAGCTTTGCTAATCAAAGAGTTCATTCAGATGAAACGCGACCGGCTAACCTTCGGCATGATGGTAGCGTTACCCATTATTCAGCTTTTGGTTTTCGGCTTTGCCATCAACACCGACGTAAAGCACCTGTCCACCATCGTCTTTGATCAATCCCTCCAGCAAGAAAGCCGGGACTTACTGTCCGCGTTCACTGCCAGCGGCTATTTTGACATCAATTACACCGCCCGCAGTTTTCAGGAAGTAACTGATCACATTGAACAGGGTAAAACAAAAGTCGGCATTATTATTCCGCCGGACTTTACCGAAAACATTAACCATGGGCGTCAAGCTTCGGTGCAGGTAATCGTAGATGCTTCCGATTCTTTGGCGGCTAACTCGGCTATCAGTACGGCCCAAATCATAGGGCAGATGAAATCCCAGGAAATTCTTATCCAAAGAATGCAAAGCACTCTGGGGAAACAATTTTATGCTCCCTATGACATCCGCATCCGCCCTTGGTACAATCCGGATTTTGTAACCGCATACTACATGGTTCCCGGAATACTGGGCATGATCCTCACTATGACCATGGTTATGATTACATCCATGGCAATTGTCCGGGAGAGAGAACGAGGCACGCTGGAACAGCTCATCGTGACGCCGATGAAGTCATACGAGCTAATGCTGGGCAAAATCATACCCTATATCTTTGTCGGCTACGTCCAGGTAACACTGGCGTTAATGGTGGGAATAGCCATATTTGACTTACCCATGCGCGGCAGCCTATTATTGCTGTACGGCCTAACCTCCCTATTCATCATCGCTTCACTGGCGCTGGGCATTCTAATTTCAAACTTTGCTAAAACTCAAATGCAAGCCATGCAGCTCTCCTTCTTCATCTTCCTGCCCAGTGTGTTATTATCAGGCTTCATGTTCCCCCGGGAAGCTATGCCTTTGTTTTTCAACTTACTCGGCAATATTCTGCCGCTTACCTTCTATTTACAAATCATGCGCGGCATTATACTAAAAGGGGTGGGGCTTAACTTCCTGTATACTCAATTCGCCGCCTTAACCACATTCATAGTAATAACATTGACTGTTAGTATAATAAAGTTTCAGAAAAAAATCGCTTAG
- a CDS encoding ABC transporter ATP-binding protein, with amino-acid sequence MSIIEIEGLNHFFGGLKAIDNFNLTVAAGKVHGVIGPNGAGKTTLFNLITGAFKPNNGKIYYRGVNIAGRKAHQIARMGMARTFQNLRLFGDLTVAENIQVGRLHHHQSRKKEQNPFGHDEKAVLQNLLNIAGLSSRAGKKASSLPYGLQRKLEIARAVATEPEVLLLDEPAAGMNPIEVLNLVDLIRDIKNQFGLTIILIEHQMKLVDALCDYITVMNFGGVIAQGNPQAVKQDPLVIKAYLGLGEVG; translated from the coding sequence ATGAGCATAATTGAAATTGAGGGCCTGAATCATTTTTTCGGGGGACTGAAAGCCATCGACAATTTTAATTTAACTGTCGCGGCAGGTAAAGTTCACGGAGTGATTGGTCCTAACGGGGCGGGTAAAACTACGCTTTTTAATTTAATAACCGGCGCATTCAAGCCAAATAACGGCAAAATTTATTACCGGGGAGTTAATATTGCCGGCAGGAAGGCCCATCAGATCGCCCGGATGGGCATGGCGAGGACGTTTCAAAACCTGAGGCTTTTTGGTGATTTGACAGTGGCCGAGAACATTCAGGTTGGCAGGCTTCATCATCACCAAAGCCGGAAAAAAGAACAGAATCCTTTTGGCCATGACGAAAAAGCTGTTCTTCAAAATTTATTAAATATAGCCGGACTTTCCAGCCGGGCCGGGAAAAAAGCCAGCAGCCTCCCCTACGGTTTGCAGCGCAAGCTGGAGATTGCCAGGGCTGTGGCAACTGAGCCTGAAGTGTTGCTCCTTGACGAGCCGGCTGCGGGTATGAACCCTATCGAAGTTTTGAATTTGGTGGACTTAATCCGGGATATTAAGAATCAGTTCGGTCTTACCATTATTTTAATTGAGCATCAAATGAAACTGGTTGACGCATTGTGTGATTATATTACGGTGATGAATTTCGGCGGCGTGATCGCCCAGGGAAATCCACAGGCTGTTAAGCAGGACCCGCTGGTTATTAAAGCGTATCTTGGGTTGGGGGAAGTAGGCTGA
- a CDS encoding HD domain-containing protein — MVDLLNDGVCSINNNNLNNLNNLPSPEECERILGLSVGDARQRHCRAVAKLARRIALALLQAGHCLDTELIFVAGMLHDVAKGQPDHAALGAKMIAGLGYPQVAEIIAQHMDITLSGPEVVNAAEVVYLADKLTEGDRVVGLKRRFEMLAERYPYDYKAQASIKARLTKAGLIQKKIEGILGTSIDSCWQE, encoded by the coding sequence ATGGTAGACCTGTTGAATGATGGCGTTTGTTCAATAAATAATAATAACCTGAATAACCTGAATAACCTGCCCAGTCCGGAGGAATGCGAAAGAATATTGGGTTTGTCGGTGGGGGATGCACGCCAAAGACATTGCCGGGCGGTGGCAAAGCTGGCCCGCCGTATCGCGCTGGCCCTGCTGCAAGCGGGACATTGCCTGGATACGGAGTTGATATTTGTGGCCGGCATGCTCCATGACGTTGCCAAGGGGCAGCCTGATCATGCGGCTTTGGGCGCTAAAATGATTGCCGGGTTGGGTTATCCGCAAGTAGCGGAAATTATTGCGCAGCATATGGATATAACCCTTAGCGGACCGGAGGTTGTCAATGCTGCCGAAGTCGTTTATCTCGCCGATAAATTAACCGAGGGTGATCGCGTGGTGGGTCTCAAAAGACGCTTTGAAATGCTGGCTGAACGGTACCCATACGATTATAAAGCTCAGGCAAGCATTAAAGCCAGGCTGACTAAGGCCGGATTAATTCAGAAAAAAATTGAAGGCATATTGGGAACTTCCATTGATAGCTGCTGGCAAGAGTAA
- a CDS encoding HlyD family secretion protein translates to MNKKLVIGILVFILLGAAAGYKLLNKRPDGITATGTIEVTRVDITPKTNGYITGLSIIAGDRVTAGQTIVTIDRPDLKASLLRDQAALDKALAQLRDLEKGSRSQEIQEAAAAVSSGQSSYEKASEDLRRYQTLYQQGAISRQQLDAAQSAADVAQSSLVQAQAKLSLAREGNREDTITAQRLEVERSKAVVDASRSLLADTIVTAPLSGLVLTKNYENGEYVNAGSAIATIGNMEDSWVKIYIPSTQLGLIKIGQPAVIRVDSFPDRTFSGEIKEISQNSEYTPRQSLTENERANMVFAVKVKINNAEGILKPGMPADVVLK, encoded by the coding sequence ATGAATAAAAAACTAGTTATTGGTATTCTCGTATTTATTCTTCTGGGGGCGGCCGCCGGTTACAAGCTGTTGAACAAGCGACCAGACGGAATTACAGCCACAGGTACGATTGAAGTCACCCGTGTGGACATCACCCCGAAAACCAATGGCTACATTACCGGATTGTCCATAATTGCCGGCGACAGAGTGACAGCAGGACAAACCATTGTGACCATTGACCGGCCGGATCTTAAGGCTTCCCTCCTCCGGGATCAAGCCGCCCTCGACAAAGCTCTGGCCCAGCTCCGCGATTTGGAAAAAGGATCTAGGAGTCAGGAGATTCAAGAGGCCGCCGCCGCAGTATCGTCTGGTCAATCAAGCTACGAAAAAGCAAGCGAGGATTTACGGCGCTACCAAACGCTATATCAGCAAGGTGCAATTTCCCGTCAACAATTGGATGCTGCCCAGTCCGCCGCCGATGTGGCGCAAAGTTCCCTTGTCCAGGCACAGGCTAAATTGAGTCTGGCCCGGGAAGGAAACCGGGAAGACACAATCACCGCCCAGCGCCTGGAAGTAGAACGCAGCAAAGCGGTAGTAGACGCCAGCCGCTCCTTGTTGGCGGACACCATTGTCACCGCTCCGTTATCGGGCCTGGTCCTGACCAAAAACTATGAAAATGGGGAATATGTGAATGCCGGTTCGGCGATAGCTACCATCGGCAATATGGAAGACTCCTGGGTTAAAATCTATATACCCTCGACTCAATTGGGCCTTATTAAGATCGGGCAGCCCGCGGTCATTAGGGTGGATTCCTTCCCTGACCGTACTTTTAGCGGTGAAATTAAGGAAATCAGCCAAAATTCCGAGTATACGCCCCGGCAAAGTCTGACCGAGAATGAACGGGCCAATATGGTTTTTGCAGTTAAAGTTAAAATCAATAATGCTGAAGGTATTTTGAAGCCGGGAATGCCGGCGGATGTGGTGCTGAAATGA
- a CDS encoding ammonium transporter, producing MKKLPAILSILLVLTLLLTPIVLAAEGDAPAEPLKVDTGDTAFVLVSAAIVMLMTPGLALFYGGMVRTKNVLSTIMQSFICLGVISLQWLLLGYSLAFGPDINHLIGGLDWVGLNGISSAPNPDYSATIPQYAFVIFQGVFAIITPAIISGSIAGRVKFSAYIVFVLLWATLVYDPVAHWVWGVGGWLREYGVLDFAGGTVVHIISGVSGLVFALMIGKRKGYGSDVMAPHHLPMTLLGAALLWFGWFGFNAGSSLGAGELAALAFITTHAAAAAATVSWVFVEWLYNGKPTLLGAVSGCIAGLVVITPAAGFVTVLSAIIMGLIGGALCFFAVAVVKRKLGYDDSLDAFGVHGVGGTFGAIATGFFATTSVNSAGADGLFYGNAAQVMKQLAGVGTSWVFAAVMTFIIIKVIGAFMQIKADDEQQVQGMDITEHGERGYAYQDLITGSPLDIPAANIATSEVTVNKTTLA from the coding sequence ATGAAAAAGTTACCTGCCATTTTAAGCATACTCCTGGTCTTAACCTTACTCCTGACCCCCATTGTATTGGCCGCTGAGGGAGACGCCCCGGCCGAACCGCTTAAAGTCGATACCGGTGATACAGCCTTCGTACTGGTTAGTGCAGCAATTGTAATGTTAATGACTCCCGGTCTGGCACTCTTTTATGGTGGAATGGTTCGCACCAAAAATGTACTGAGCACCATCATGCAGAGCTTTATCTGCCTTGGCGTAATTTCCTTGCAATGGCTGCTCCTCGGCTACTCCCTTGCCTTCGGGCCCGATATTAATCATCTTATCGGCGGCCTGGACTGGGTTGGACTGAACGGCATTAGCTCCGCTCCCAATCCTGATTATTCCGCTACAATTCCCCAATATGCCTTCGTAATCTTCCAAGGCGTATTTGCCATCATTACTCCGGCCATTATTTCCGGCTCCATTGCCGGACGGGTTAAGTTTTCCGCTTATATCGTATTCGTATTGCTGTGGGCTACTCTGGTATATGACCCTGTGGCGCACTGGGTATGGGGCGTCGGCGGCTGGCTGCGCGAATATGGTGTACTTGACTTCGCCGGCGGCACTGTAGTGCATATCATTTCCGGCGTATCCGGTCTGGTATTTGCATTGATGATCGGTAAACGCAAAGGCTATGGCAGCGACGTAATGGCTCCCCATCATCTGCCGATGACTTTGTTAGGCGCCGCCCTCCTGTGGTTTGGCTGGTTTGGCTTTAATGCCGGCAGTTCCCTGGGCGCCGGCGAACTGGCTGCACTTGCTTTCATAACAACACATGCCGCAGCCGCGGCTGCCACGGTTTCCTGGGTATTCGTCGAATGGCTCTATAACGGCAAGCCGACCTTGCTGGGCGCAGTTTCCGGCTGTATCGCAGGTCTGGTCGTCATTACCCCGGCAGCCGGCTTTGTCACTGTACTTTCGGCCATCATCATGGGATTAATCGGCGGTGCTCTCTGCTTCTTCGCGGTAGCGGTAGTCAAACGCAAACTGGGCTATGATGATTCATTGGACGCCTTCGGCGTTCATGGCGTAGGCGGCACCTTCGGCGCAATCGCCACCGGTTTCTTTGCCACCACCAGCGTGAATTCGGCCGGTGCCGACGGACTCTTTTACGGCAACGCCGCCCAGGTTATGAAGCAGCTTGCCGGCGTGGGCACAAGCTGGGTATTTGCCGCCGTCATGACATTTATTATCATCAAAGTAATCGGCGCCTTCATGCAAATCAAGGCGGATGACGAACAGCAGGTTCAGGGCATGGACATCACGGAACACGGCGAACGCGGCTATGCGTATCAGGATTTGATAACCGGTTCCCCGCTCGACATTCCGGCCGCCAACATCGCAACCAGTGAAGTAACCGTCAATAAGACTACCCTGGCATAA
- a CDS encoding P-II family nitrogen regulator — protein MNPITKIDIVTRPEKLEELKEAMNKISVTGMTVTQVYGCGLSKGHREIYRGQEYAINLVPKVKIEIVVCEVPVERVVEAAKSVCRTGKMGDGKIFVYPLTNAVRIRTGEEGDIAIMDPKNA, from the coding sequence ATGAATCCGATAACCAAAATTGATATAGTGACCCGCCCGGAAAAACTGGAAGAGCTCAAAGAGGCCATGAATAAAATCAGCGTAACGGGTATGACCGTGACTCAGGTTTATGGTTGTGGCCTGAGTAAAGGCCACAGAGAAATTTATCGCGGCCAGGAATACGCCATCAACCTGGTGCCAAAAGTCAAAATTGAAATCGTGGTCTGCGAAGTACCGGTCGAACGGGTCGTAGAAGCGGCCAAGTCGGTATGCCGCACCGGCAAAATGGGCGATGGCAAAATCTTCGTGTATCCTCTTACCAACGCCGTACGAATCCGTACCGGCGAAGAAGGCGACATCGCCATTATGGACCCCAAAAACGCATAA
- a CDS encoding ATP-binding cassette domain-containing protein, which translates to MNPVIHLAGLTRHFDGLVAVDQVDLQVFPGEIFGLVGPDGAGKTTTIRMLLGIIEPSAGSVAVLDQGSLENIKESIGYVPQKFSLYGDLTVIENIRLIGSLYGAGSAGIEQRAKEILTFTKLLPFKDRLADNLSGGMKQKLALAAGLMHKPKIFFLDEPTSGVDPVSRREFWQMLYGLNKEGMTIVVSTPYMDEAELCTRIAFMHHGHIVSCDPPAKIKQSFPFHLLELSTGSKDVRHHLPAALIHDVNAFGDKYHLVVSDPAAAMAAVREALGKAGILIESLGEIEAALEDVFVSLASQPAKAADDLPAANTGIPIAAVPEKAAVKCPKDDCSLYEYAVETYNLTRKFGNFTAVNSVNLKIKRGSIYGFLGPNGSGKSTTIRMLCGILTPTAGNGTILGVDLAKEGEAIKSFIGYMSQKFSLYDDLTVKENLDFYAGLYSLTGRQKDGRINEMLQMAGLEDREKELTVNLAGGWKQRLALGCSILHNPPILFLDEPTGGVDPKSRRMFWDIIYKLAAQGTTVMVTTHFMDEAEHCDEIGFIFEGSLIAADTPARLKQSIKGTLIRINHPDPMALLSEVTAHKLPFIDVYAQGAGLHALVRPEDMPAWETYPYKVISPSLEDVFVHYVKSNRKELSA; encoded by the coding sequence ATGAACCCTGTCATTCACCTTGCGGGGCTTACCAGGCACTTTGACGGCTTAGTTGCTGTAGATCAGGTTGATTTACAAGTTTTCCCGGGAGAAATTTTTGGTTTGGTGGGACCTGACGGCGCCGGCAAAACCACAACCATTCGGATGCTGCTGGGAATCATCGAGCCGTCGGCAGGCAGTGTCGCTGTCCTGGACCAGGGTAGCCTGGAAAATATCAAAGAGTCCATCGGCTACGTCCCGCAAAAGTTTAGTCTGTATGGCGATTTGACGGTTATAGAAAACATCCGGCTGATAGGTTCCCTTTACGGCGCCGGCAGCGCCGGCATTGAGCAACGGGCCAAGGAAATCCTGACATTTACCAAGCTTTTGCCGTTTAAAGACCGACTGGCCGATAACCTATCCGGCGGCATGAAACAAAAACTGGCGCTGGCGGCAGGCCTGATGCACAAACCGAAAATTTTTTTCCTGGATGAACCCACTTCAGGCGTTGACCCGGTTTCCCGGCGGGAGTTTTGGCAAATGCTCTACGGGCTGAACAAAGAAGGTATGACCATTGTCGTATCCACGCCGTATATGGATGAAGCCGAACTATGCACCCGCATTGCCTTTATGCATCACGGACATATTGTCTCCTGCGACCCGCCGGCAAAAATAAAGCAAAGTTTCCCCTTTCACTTGCTTGAACTTAGCACCGGCAGCAAAGATGTGCGCCACCACCTGCCGGCGGCGTTGATCCATGACGTAAACGCTTTCGGCGACAAATACCATTTGGTTGTGAGTGACCCCGCCGCGGCAATGGCGGCTGTAAGGGAAGCTTTAGGCAAGGCCGGTATCCTGATTGAATCTCTTGGCGAAATAGAGGCCGCTTTAGAAGACGTATTCGTGTCATTAGCTTCCCAGCCCGCCAAAGCCGCCGATGATCTCCCGGCGGCGAACACGGGAATTCCTATTGCTGCTGTCCCGGAAAAGGCTGCAGTCAAATGCCCCAAGGACGATTGCAGCCTTTATGAATATGCCGTGGAAACCTATAACCTTACCCGGAAATTCGGTAACTTTACTGCCGTAAATAGTGTAAATCTAAAAATCAAACGCGGCAGCATCTACGGGTTCCTGGGCCCGAACGGCTCAGGAAAATCCACAACCATTCGCATGCTTTGCGGTATTCTCACTCCCACCGCCGGCAACGGAACCATTCTGGGTGTGGATTTAGCCAAAGAAGGGGAAGCAATCAAATCCTTTATCGGCTACATGTCCCAGAAATTCAGTCTTTATGACGATCTGACAGTAAAAGAAAACTTGGATTTCTACGCCGGCTTATACAGTCTTACCGGCCGGCAGAAGGACGGACGAATCAACGAGATGCTCCAAATGGCCGGACTGGAAGACCGGGAAAAAGAACTTACCGTTAACCTTGCCGGCGGCTGGAAGCAGCGTCTGGCTTTAGGCTGTTCCATACTCCACAATCCCCCCATCCTGTTTCTTGATGAGCCTACCGGCGGCGTCGACCCCAAATCCCGCCGCATGTTCTGGGACATTATCTATAAACTGGCGGCCCAAGGCACCACGGTTATGGTCACTACCCATTTTATGGACGAAGCCGAACACTGCGATGAGATCGGTTTTATTTTCGAGGGCAGCCTTATTGCCGCCGACACTCCCGCCAGGCTAAAACAATCAATTAAAGGCACACTCATTCGCATCAATCATCCCGATCCTATGGCCCTTCTAAGTGAAGTTACGGCTCATAAACTTCCCTTCATCGATGTGTACGCCCAGGGGGCCGGACTCCACGCCCTAGTCCGGCCGGAGGATATGCCTGCCTGGGAAACTTATCCATACAAGGTCATATCCCCTTCCCTGGAAGATGTATTTGTCCATTATGTGAAATCCAATCGCAAGGAGTTGAGCGCATGA
- a CDS encoding ABC transporter ATP-binding protein, producing MADMEIILSVNNLEVVYGGIKALQGISFVVNRGEIVTLIGANGAGKSSTLRAISGVVPAGAGSIIFKQKEITNLPSHLIARGGLSHVPEGRGVFTKLSVEENLIAGSYLRQDKPQIAKDMNNVYEMFPQLGERKKQLGGSLSGGEQQMLAIGRAIMSGAEMLLLDEPSMGLAPLIVQEIFGIIKRINSTGKTVLLVEQNANQALKVANRAYILETGRIIMAGNAVEMIDNPEIKRAYLGGH from the coding sequence ATGGCTGATATGGAAATAATTTTGTCAGTAAACAATTTAGAAGTGGTGTATGGCGGGATTAAGGCGCTGCAGGGCATTTCCTTTGTAGTAAACCGCGGCGAAATTGTCACTCTTATTGGGGCAAACGGCGCCGGCAAATCCAGTACCTTACGGGCCATTTCCGGTGTGGTCCCTGCCGGCGCGGGTTCCATTATTTTTAAGCAAAAAGAAATTACCAATCTGCCGTCGCATTTGATTGCCCGTGGCGGTTTATCGCATGTACCGGAAGGACGGGGCGTTTTTACTAAATTATCGGTGGAAGAGAACTTAATTGCCGGCAGCTACCTGCGCCAGGATAAACCGCAGATTGCCAAGGATATGAATAATGTGTACGAAATGTTTCCCCAACTGGGCGAACGTAAAAAACAGCTGGGCGGCAGCCTTTCCGGCGGGGAACAGCAGATGCTTGCCATCGGGCGGGCCATCATGAGCGGCGCCGAAATGCTTCTGCTGGATGAGCCTTCCATGGGGCTGGCCCCGTTGATTGTGCAAGAAATTTTCGGGATTATTAAGCGCATCAATTCTACAGGCAAGACGGTTTTGCTGGTGGAGCAAAATGCCAATCAGGCCTTAAAGGTGGCCAATAGGGCATATATATTGGAAACCGGGCGGATTATAATGGCCGGCAATGCCGTCGAAATGATTGACAATCCTGAAATTAAGCGGGCTTATTTAGGCGGTCATTAA
- a CDS encoding branched-chain amino acid ABC transporter permease, translating into MVKSLNNFRLISYGMLVVLLCALPFALPTFWVRIATGVFMWVGLSLSWNMIGGYMGYVSFGHGAFFGVGAYITGLLMTIQGFSFLPAMLISGILTCLFAGFVGYTTLRLNGAYFAIGTWAFAEMMRQTVLVLPFTGGPNGLRLPPEVNENLFFFLMLILALIVLACCYIVFEKSSFGLKVRAIREEETAAQSLGVNTVWVKIQVFAISALFPGIIGAAYAYWMTYIHPDSVLGPLIADQMVVMVLLGGIGTLYGPIIGAAAMYIGNRIIWITWGDSSGYLIILGLAICLIIRFLPQGLVNLGVLGRMRVRLDKMILCRTEAREEASK; encoded by the coding sequence ATGGTGAAGTCCCTGAACAATTTCCGGTTGATCAGTTATGGTATGCTTGTTGTTTTGCTTTGTGCGTTGCCCTTTGCTTTACCTACCTTTTGGGTCCGCATTGCGACCGGAGTATTTATGTGGGTAGGCTTGTCCTTAAGTTGGAACATGATTGGAGGATATATGGGATATGTTAGCTTCGGACACGGCGCCTTCTTTGGCGTCGGCGCTTATATAACCGGCCTCTTAATGACCATACAGGGTTTTTCCTTTTTGCCGGCAATGTTAATTTCAGGCATTTTGACCTGTCTTTTTGCCGGTTTTGTTGGTTATACCACATTGCGCTTAAATGGCGCCTATTTTGCTATCGGAACATGGGCTTTTGCCGAGATGATGCGTCAGACGGTGCTGGTGTTGCCTTTTACCGGCGGGCCTAACGGCCTCAGACTGCCCCCGGAAGTCAACGAAAATTTATTCTTTTTCTTAATGCTGATACTGGCACTCATAGTGCTGGCCTGTTGTTACATCGTGTTTGAGAAAAGCTCTTTCGGCTTGAAAGTCAGAGCAATCCGGGAAGAGGAAACGGCGGCTCAGAGTCTGGGTGTTAATACCGTGTGGGTGAAGATTCAGGTGTTTGCCATCAGTGCTTTGTTTCCGGGGATTATCGGCGCCGCTTATGCCTATTGGATGACTTATATCCATCCCGACAGCGTGCTTGGCCCATTGATTGCCGACCAAATGGTGGTGATGGTACTCCTGGGTGGTATTGGCACTTTGTACGGTCCGATTATCGGTGCGGCCGCGATGTATATTGGCAACCGCATCATTTGGATTACCTGGGGTGACAGTTCCGGCTACCTGATCATCCTTGGCCTGGCAATCTGTTTGATTATTCGCTTCCTGCCGCAAGGACTGGTCAATTTAGGGGTATTGGGCAGAATGCGGGTCAGATTGGATAAAATGATTTTATGCCGGACTGAGGCGCGAGAGGAGGCTTCGAAATGA